The following are encoded together in the Methanobrevibacter sp. genome:
- a CDS encoding 4Fe-4S binding protein has protein sequence MNVSFIKQMKNLEREVLLKSVELDDDSDDFQFELDNFSTSEEIIAIAPRCVRCNTCVGECPVNAIEPANIFRIAQITDKCVKCEICVQTCPVSAIKLIDNSVVYDDGNEEDIIEYNLGNVSCSHRVVRMNSISIDYSDDNNWADCADLCPTNAFTLEFKDFFEKRNIDLGIDLIDDELYPHINEKMCIGCSACVEISLNDNAIELDRYIGPVVHSRNLDINHDACVNCYLCEENCPTGAIELVDGEVSLDDDKCIRCVECTNHCPVGALKRVEIE, from the coding sequence ATGAATGTATCTTTTATAAAACAGATGAAAAACCTGGAACGCGAAGTTTTATTGAAATCTGTTGAATTAGATGATGACAGCGATGATTTCCAATTTGAATTAGACAATTTTAGCACTTCCGAGGAAATCATAGCTATTGCACCTAGGTGTGTAAGATGTAATACATGTGTTGGTGAATGCCCAGTAAATGCAATCGAACCAGCTAATATTTTTAGAATAGCTCAAATAACCGATAAGTGTGTCAAATGTGAAATTTGCGTACAGACTTGTCCGGTTTCTGCAATCAAATTAATTGATAATTCAGTTGTTTATGATGATGGCAATGAAGAGGACATTATTGAATATAACTTGGGTAATGTTAGCTGTTCTCATAGGGTTGTTCGTATGAACAGCATTTCAATCGATTATTCTGATGACAATAATTGGGCTGATTGTGCGGATTTATGTCCAACGAATGCATTTACTCTTGAATTCAAAGACTTCTTTGAGAAGAGAAATATTGATTTGGGCATAGATTTGATAGATGATGAGTTATATCCGCATATTAATGAAAAGATGTGCATCGGCTGCAGTGCATGTGTTGAGATTTCACTCAATGACAATGCCATTGAGCTTGATAGGTATATAGGGCCTGTTGTCCATAGCAGGAATCTCGATATAAATCATGATGCATGCGTTAATTGTTATTTATGTGAAGAAAATTGTCCGACAGGGGCAATTGAATTAGTGGATGGTGAAGTTAGCCTTGACGATGATAAATGTATCAGGTGTGTTGAATGTACAAATCATTGTCCTGTAGGGGCATTAAAAAGAGTGGAAATTGAATAA
- a CDS encoding HPP family protein, with product MRAKELMDKEFVYLNCEDTVVEVSKVMEKIRRFTCPVVNDNKQLVGWITSFDITKGLREGNEKISEIMSGYEEIATVHENDPARKAVILTANNKFVTVPVVNDDNQVIGMVRACDIVELLSELYDIKVEKLYKAMQNQLKGVTWEELMSASALVSKKTTGVKISPEEYEANITNATFGEAIWATGGLEKFFAGLISVGEMVIARRVGKARK from the coding sequence ATGAGAGCAAAAGAATTAATGGATAAAGAGTTCGTATATTTAAATTGCGAAGACACTGTAGTTGAAGTTTCAAAAGTAATGGAAAAAATTAGACGTTTCACCTGTCCTGTTGTTAATGATAACAAGCAACTAGTTGGATGGATAACCTCTTTTGACATAACAAAAGGTTTAAGGGAAGGGAACGAAAAGATTTCTGAAATTATGAGTGGTTATGAAGAAATTGCAACAGTCCATGAAAATGATCCTGCAAGAAAGGCAGTAATTCTAACTGCAAACAATAAATTCGTAACTGTGCCTGTTGTAAACGATGACAATCAGGTCATTGGTATGGTTCGTGCATGTGATATTGTGGAATTATTGTCTGAGCTTTACGATATTAAAGTGGAAAAGCTATACAAGGCAATGCAAAACCAACTCAAAGGTGTAACTTGGGAAGAGCTAATGTCAGCATCCGCATTGGTATCCAAAAAGACTACTGGTGTAAAAATTTCTCCGGAGGAATATGAGGCAAATATCACCAATGCCACATTCGGAGAAGCAATCTGGGCTACCGGAGGATTGGAAAAATTCTTTGCAGGTTTAATCTCAGTTGGTGAGATGGTTATTGCCCGTCGTGTAGGAAAAGCAAGAAAATAA